The DNA segment ATCCCGACCCATTGGCAATTGGGGGTGTTTTTGAGATATTCCCTGGCCAGAGTTCCGCGCATACAGCCGACTTCCACCACTTTTTCCAGGTTAGGAGCTAGCATCGCCAATATCGAATCGTTGAATAAGTCGTGCGCGGGTGTTTGTTTCATAGTGGTCTCTTGCGGCTTGTGGATGGGCGGTTTCGGGAATACTTGCTGACGAATTTGATTATAAACGGCTGCATATTCCGGAAAATCTTGTTGAGTCATCGCGATTTTAAGCGCATCGGCGATGACCGCCTGTTGCTTGAATTGTCCCAGTTGGCTGGACCAATTCATGATAAAGGGATTATAAATTTCGGTTTTCCATGAGTTTTGGCACAGCAGCAGTGATGCGATCCCTTCTATCACAAACACTTTGCGAGCTACCGCGCCAGGGTAAGCGGTTTTATGAGATAGTTGTTGGGTTAACTCATCGTCGTTATTCTGTTGCTCGGCTATCGCGAAAAGTTTTTCGGTAAGTTCCAGCCAAGCTCGCCAGAAACACGGTTTGGCTGCGAAATAATTACTGAAAACAATGCTCCGAGAGTCCATGACCAATGCCTTCAGGTCTATAGCGAAGCCAATCCGGTCGAAAAACTGCTGGCAAGTTGCCATGGCTCCGGGATCAGTTACATCACTACCTTCGAAGATATTCTTAAAAAAAGCGCCGATATCCGGCTGAGGGCTAAAAAGAAAAACATCCGTCTGGCTATCTTTGGATTCGATGAACGCCATCACGTCACTGTAAGATAGGCGAGTCTTATCTCGAAAACGGGGTGAAAAAAAGCCGTAATAAGCGGATTCGTCTAAAGCTGGTGATTGTCCGAAGAACTTGCGTATCGGCCAGTATTCATACCAATCCGGGCGTTCGTTGTCGGTGTTATCCAGCAGCAAATAGCCGTCTTCGATGGCATTTAAAGTCTCGGCGGAATAAGCAATGTGATAGAGAAAAGCTTTCATTTGATTCATAAGCGATGTATGTTGAGATTTGATGGTCCGGTATTGGTCTTTCGGCATTCATACCGGTTGCGGCAAGCTCTAAATCTACGATCCCCATTTGTCAAAATATAGCGTTCGCCCACTTTCCCACTCCGGTGTTGCGAAAGCGCCGCCGCTCCGATGCGTGAGACAAATGGGCCATGTACCGATCTTCAATCCGAAATTCGCCGCGCTACGGCAAAAGTCCAGATCGTAAAAATGAAAATTAAAGCGCTGGTCAAACAATACCCCATGCTTTCGCAGTGTGTCTTTCGATGCAGCCAGAAACAGGCCATCCAATAATTCGCAAGCCGCCGGAGCCGGACCATAGATATTGATCTGTCCAAAAGCCTCGTTTCCATGCGCCACGGAACCGCTAAAATTTTCCGGAGTGTCGACTTTAAGTCCTCCGCCGTGTTGCACGAATGCCCAGCTCGGTTGGTATGGTTGTCTTCGCTTGTTGCCGGCCACGCCAATGATGTCGTAACTTTGCAAACCTTCGATGACGCGATTTACCAAAAAAAAATCGTCGATCCAAACATCGTCATGCACAAACACTAAATAATCAGCCGCATCATCGACCTGAATCCGGCGATTGTAAATCTCCGGCAAACCGAGCCGATTTTGATAGGTGATGTGCGTTCGCAGGCGTTTATCTTGCTGCAAGCGTTTTAAGGAAAGGCCCAATGCGGAATGATTCCAAAAATCATCTTCGGTTTTTAGGGTGGCGCTGACTATTTCAATAATTGGGTCGGCCTCGCGCTTGGGCAAGGTAAGTTGAGCGTAAACGTCCAATAGAGCTTGTTCCAGGCTGCGGGCGAAACGTTTCGAATCAAACAGAGGTGTTTCAAGCTTATGGCTGCGCAGATAGGCTTTGTAATTGGCAATGTGTTGCGGCTGTTGTGCAAGCATCACCGCCCGTTCTTCATAGGCATGCCAATTCGGCATGATCAATTCGGGTAATCCGACAGCGTTCAGTAAACTCCCTGCCATACGGGAGGCAAAGGTGTTGCCTGGGCAGGTCAGTACCGGTAAATCCGCCCAAAGAGCATCGCTGGCGGTCGTTCCCGCGTTATAGGGGCTGGTATCGAGCAGCAAATCCGCTAGCCGATAACGCGCGAGATATTCCATGGGGGCGACTTTTTGCGCAAAGATTAAGCGCTCCGAATCGATTCCGTGTTTTTTTGCTTGGTTATGTAGATTGGCTTTTGCAATTTCATTGTCCGCGACCAGCCACAAAACGCTGTTTGGAACCCGGTTAAGTATTCGCATCCAGACAGCGAACACGTCGGGATTGATTTTGTAACTGCCGTTAAACGAGCAGTAGACAAAACAATCCTCCGGTAAGCCGCACGCGGCCCGGCTAGGCGTTTCTCCAATCACGCGCTGGCTATCGTTCACCTGATAGACATCGGGCAGGTACAAAGGCTTCTCCATAAAGTGTTGTGCCAACGCCTTGGGAAAAACGAATTGGTCGGCCAAGATATAGTCGATTTCCGGCATGCCCAGTGTGCCGACAAAACCCAGGTAGGAAACCTGTATCGGCGCGGGTTTATACGCCAAAAGGGTTACCCTGGCGCCCGATGTCAATCCGGTCAGATCGATCAGCACATCAATTTCAAGCTCGCGAATTGCCTGTGCCGCTTGTAGATCGGACAAGTCATGAATCGGGACATGACGGTCCATCGCCCGCAATACTCTCTGTCTGAGGGCGCCGCCGTCGTCGACGCTATAATCGATGGCATAGATCTCAAAGTGCTGCCGATCATGTAGTTCGAATAGTTCAACTGCCAGGATAGACACGGCGTGCCAGCAAAAGTCGCCTGACAAATAGCCGATACGCAATTTGTCGTGCCGGTATCCCGTGGCTGGGGACAAGCGCGGCAAGTTTCTCGGAATTTTACGCTCGACCCAGGAAGAAATGACTCTTAACTGTACCGCCGGATCGTCGGTAAGCGCTAACACGCCTAATGGGCCGCAGTGATCGAGTAGTTTCTGTTCGGAAATGCCGGCGACGGCTTCGAGAATGGGCCACTGACACATTTTTTGCTGGATATGCAAGTAGTGTTGGATGACGTCCGCTTGTTCGGGATTGGCCATCAAGCTTCGCTTGAGTAGCATTTGCGCTTGATCGTAGCGTCGTGCGTTTTCATGCACACGTCCGCTGTGATTCAACAGCAGAGTTTGTGCTTCTATTGGTTGCATGGCGCGTTGCCATGTGTCCAGAGCTTTTTGGGTGTCCCCCGTGGCTTCAAAAGCTAGGCCCAAATTTACTGCTGCTTGGTAAAAATCGGGCTTGAGTTGTAAGGCTGATTGATAAGCGGCGATCGATTGGGGTAATTGGCCCAGCAAGCGTAGTAGGCGTCCCATGTTATAAAATGCTACATAGCGTAGGTGAGCGTCCTCACTATTTGCGTTAGCCAGCCATGCCTGGTAAATCTCAACAGCGTTAATCAGCTGGTTTTGATTTTCAAGTTGTTGTGCCTGTTCCATGACGGAGGCTAGTGGGATTGATTTCATTGTAATTGTTACTGAACGTCGAAGTTTGCAGTGTTATGCGAATCAATTTAGCATCGATTTTACTTGGCGCGGATTATTTTTTCCCACCGAAGAATAGAACAAAAGAGAGTTGGGCCTTTTGGGGAAGGGGGACAAATTTTTCAACTTTCTAAAACTGTAAAATCTTTGATGGCGGTTTGTTAAGTTGCAATTCAGGCTAAAGACAGTGTTCAATGACGGGCACCGTGAGCGACCATTACATTTCAAATCTCCAGTGAACAAGCAAACCCTGCAATATTTAGTTGGCATCGACCTTGGCACCACCCACACCGTGGTAGCGTATGTCGCTATCCATGACCCTGATAAATTCATTCATCTATTCGAAATCCCACAGCTCACCGCGCTCGGCGCAGTGGCGGCTAGGCCGTTATTGCCCTCGGTGCGTTATCACCCCGCCGGCGGTGAACTCAGCGATGATGCCGGATTTTTAACCACGGAAGACGGGGCGATATTGGGCGAAGCCGCGCGTGTACTCGGCGCCAAAACGCAAGGCCGCTTGGTGACTAGCGCCAAGAGCTGGCTGTCGCATCCCTCGGTTGACCATGGTGCGGCGATCTTGCCGTGGGGTAGTGACGAGTCGGTATTCAAAGTCTCGCCCTTGGAAGCCAGTGCCAGTTATCTGCGCCATGTGCGTACGGTCTGGGAACAACGTTTCCCGGATGCGTTGTTAGGCAATCAAAATGTAGTGATTACGGTGCCGGCCTCGTTCGACGAGTCGGCGCGCTCGTTGACGCTGGAAGCGGCCAGAATGGCAGGGCTAAGCGATGTGCGCTTGCTGGAAGAACCGCAGGCGGTCTGTTACGACTGGCTGCGCCGGCATGCCGGCAGCATTGCGCCCAGTCTGGCCGGCAGCCGCTTGTTGCTGGTCTGCGATGTCGGCGGCGGTACCACCGATCTGACTCTGATCAAGATCGAACATGGCGACGGCGAGCCCAAGCTGACGCGGATCGGTGTCGGCGACCATTTGATGCTGGGTGGCGATAATATCGATCTGGCGTTGGCGCACTTGGTCGAAAGCAGGTTGCGAATCGGCGACAAGAAACTGTCAACCGCCGATCTGTCGCAATTGCTGGAACAATGCCGGATCGCTAAGGAACGCTTGTTGGCCGTCGATGCGCCCGAGCAAATCGCCGTGACCTTGCTGGGTGGCGGCTCCAAACTGATTGGCGCTAGCCGGGGCACGGTATTGACGCGTGAAGAAGTTAGACAAATTGCGCTGGATGGTTTTTTGCCGTTGTCGGGATTAGACGAGCTTCCCGATAAGAAACGTAGCGGAGTAGTGGAATTCGGCTTGCCATATGCGGCGGAACCCGCCATCAGCAAGCATATTGCCGCATTTTTGCAATTGCATGCCCAAGCGGCTAAAGCTGCCTTATCTGATGAGGATATTGTACCCGATGCCTTATTGCTGAATGGCGGGGTATTTCGCAGCCCGGCGATGGTACAGCGGGTTATCGATCTGCTGGCCAGCTGGCGCGGAGGGCAAACACCGTTGTTGCTGGATAACCGCCATCCCGAACTGGCGGTGGCTTATGGCGCGGTCAGCTACGCCGTCGCCCGAAAGGATAAAAAGCTCAAGATTGACGGCGGCGCGGCCCGCGGGTATTTTCTGCTGGTCGATACGCTCAAGAGCACAAGTAGTGGTGGTGCCGATCAAGCTCGGCGCGGCGTCTGCATCCTGCCAAAAGGTAGCGAGGAAGGGCATGAAATCTTATTGAGCGATCGCCAGTTTGGCTTACGGGTCGGTCAGCCGGTGCGGTTTCATTTATTGTCCAGCAGTGGCGACGGTAATTACCAGCCGGGCGACATCGTCGAGATTGACGACGAACGCTTTCATAGCCTGCCGCCGTTGGCCGTGGCCTTTGTGGGTCAGCAAAAAACCGAAGTGGCCGTGCAATTGCTGGCGACCTATACCGAAGTCGGCACCTTGCAGTTGCAATGTGTGGCGGTCGAAGACGCGGCTCAGCGTTGGGACGTGGAGTTTCAGATTCGCAAAAAGACATCGGCCACGGTTGGCGCCGACTTGCCGGCGCAGTTGCCGCAAGCGCTTGAAAAAATCCAAGCCGTGTTCGGCGCTAAATCCAAGCAGATCGATCCGCAAGCCGTCAAAACTCTGCGCGCCGATTTGGAAAAAACTTTGGGTACTCAGAGGGGCGACTGGCAAACACCGCTGCTGCGGGAATTGTTTGGTGCTCTGCTGGAAGGCGGCAAATACCGGCGCCGTAGCGAACAGCACGAACGCCTGTGGCTGAGTCTGTCCGGCTTTTGCTTGCGACCGGGTTTCGGTTATCCGTTGGATGATTGGCGGGTCGAGCAACTGTGGAAGTTCTATCCGGAAGGCTTGCAGTTCGTCAATGAAAAGCAGAACTGGACCGAATGGTGGACGCTGTGGCGCCGCGTCGCCGGCGGGCTACAGGCTGACGCGCAGCAACGCATTTTTAACGACATCGCCAAATTCATCAATCCGGCCGCGGCCCGGCAAGCCGGGGTAACCAAGCAACTGGCGATGCGCGGCTATGAAGACATCGTGCGATTGGCGGCGGGGCTGGAACGCTTGCCGATTGCCGACAAGACTCAACTCGGCGAATGGCTGTTGAAACGTCTGCAAAAAGCCGGCGAACCCGAGCAAAGCTGGTGGGCGTTGGGGCGTATCGGTGCAAGGATTCCATTTCACGGCAGCAATCACGACGTGATTCCTCCCGCTACGGCAGCCGTCTGGCTGCAACAGTTGCTTGAGGTCGACTGGAAAAAACAAGCGCAAGCCGGTTTTGCCGCTACATTGTTGGCGCGTCGTTGCGACGACCGTGCCCGCGACATTGATGACGATTTACGTTTGTGGGTATTGGATAAACTGAAACAAGCCAAGGCTCCGGCTTCCTGGCTAGAGATGGTCGCCGAGTTCAAACCGCTGGACGAAAGCCAGGAAAAACAAATATTCGGAGAGGCCTTGCCGCCGGGTTTGCGGTTGATTTAGGACTTGGTCGGAAACGAGTAAAATGCCGCCCATCTATTAACTCTACTCATCATGGACAACGACATTTACCTTTACGACACCGACCGTTTGCACGGCATCGCTTCGGATGAGTTGGTCAAGCAAGGCTTGAGTTATTTCACCGACAACCGGGTTATCGGGGTGGCACTGGAAAATGGCTCGGTGCTGGCACAAGTCGAGGATGAGAACGACGAGCAGTATTGGCTGGAATTGTCGGCGGAAAGCGATGGCGGTTTGGCCGTGGCTTGCGACTGCCATTTAGGATCGGATGTTTGTGTGCATGCCATCGCCGCGCTTTACGCCTATGCCGATCAGAACGCACCCATAGATACTACCGGTCTGGGTAGTGCGGTGGACGAGGCCATCCAGGAGCGAGTCAAGAAGGGCCGCAACGAGGTTAGGGTCAAACTGTTGAGCGGTAATCTCGGCTTTGGCACCTGGCAGGCGACGTCCTTGGTTTCGGCGACGCATTGGCAGCGTTCGTATCAAGTGCAAATCCGCTCGCTGGACCAAAGCGTCAATTATTGTACTTGCCCGGATCTGGCCAGCAATCGGCTGGGCACCTGTAAGCACATCGAGGCGGTTTTACATCATGTCAAAAAGCAGCCGGAATACAAGACGCTGAAGGATCAAGGTTCGCCGGTATCTTTCGTTTATCTGGCCTGGGAATCGGCCACCCGTCCGCTGATCCGTTTGCAGCGTCGAGCCGAACTGGCGGATGATCTGGCGGCGCTGCTGACCGAGTTTTTCAATGAGCACAATGTCTTCACCGGCCGCTTGCCCGAAGACTTTTTTCGCTTCTCGCAAATAGTCTACGGCCGAGAGGATTTTTTGTTGGGCGACGATGCCGTGCAATATGCTCAGCAATGCGCGGAAGATGCGGCGCGGGCTTTGCGCGGGCAGGAGATCAAACAGGCTATCAGGCAAAGCAACGGCGTGTTGCCGGGATTGAAGGTCAAGCTGTTTCCGTATCAGGTCGAAGGTGTGGCCTTTCTGGCTTCGCGCGGCCGCGCCTTGCTGGCCGATGACATGGGCTTGGGCAAGACACTGCAGGCCATCGCCGCCGGCACTTGGCTGGCCGACAACGCCGGCGTCAAACGTATCCTGATCGTCTGCCCGACCTCGCTTAAATATCAATGGGCACGGGAAATCGCCAAATTTACCGGTCGCGGTGTGCGGGTTTTGCAAGGTGGTCCCGAACAGCGCGGCGTGCAATACCGGGACGACGCGTTATTCTTCATCGTCAATTACGAGCTGGTGCTGCGCGATTTGAGCATCATTAGCGAAAACCTCAAGCCTGATTTGCTAATCCTCGACGAAGCTCAGCGGATCAAGAATTGGCGCACCAAGTTGTCGTCCACCGTCAAGCTGATTCCTGCCCGTTATGTGTTTGTGCTCAGCGGTACGCCGTTGGAAAACCGGCTGGAAGATTTGTATAGCCTGCTGCAACTGGTCGATGCCCGCGTGTTGGGACCGTTGTGGCGCCGTATTGCGCAGTACCCGCAGTCTGGTCTCCGATCAATTGCCGGACAGGACCGAGGTGACGCTGGATATTGCGATGGACGTCAAACAGCAAGAATTGCATGGATCGGCATTACAAGCAGCCGGTCTATTGGCGCAAATCGCCAAGCGCCGGCCGCTGATGCCCGGTGAGAGTAACCGGCTTCTGGCTGCGCTTCAGGAGGCGCGCATGGCATGCAATGCCGCCGGTTTAGTGGACAAGGAAACTCAAGGCTCGCCCAAGCTGGAAGAATTGGCGCGGCTGTTGGACGAGCTTTGTTTGCAAAGCAACCGCAAAGCCGTGGTGTTTTCGCAATGGGCGATGATGACCGAAATGGTGGAGGTGCTGGTGCGCGGCATGGGCTTGGGTTGCGTGCGCCTGCACGGTGGCGTGCCTAGTCATAGGCGCGGTGAATTGATGGAGCAATTTCAAACCGACGATGCCGTGCAAGTATTCATTTCCACCGATGCCAGCGGCACCGGCTTGAATCTGCAATCGGCCACGGTTTTAGTCAATCTGGACATGCCCTGGAATCCGGCTATCCTGAATCAACGCATCGCTCGCATTCACCGGCTGGGACAGAAACATAAGGTACAGATATTTCTGCTGCTGGCCGAGGATTCCTACGAGCAGCGCGTTGCCCAATTGGTGAAAGGTAAACGCGATTTGTTCGATAACGTCATCGATCCGGCCGCGTCTGAGGATACGGTGGGTGTATCGAAGAAAATGCTGGAGACTTTGATCGATGACTTGGCGGGTAAGCCCGCCGAGGATGCGGCAAAGGTCGAAACCTCGACAACGCCGGAGCCGAAGATGCAGGAGTCTGCCGGCGAAAGGCCTGCCGCCAAACCTGCCGCGACGGTGGACTATGAAGACGATGAATCAGTGCGGCGGATTGTGAGTGGCATTCAAAGCGAATTTGGCCCACGGATAGAACGGGTGCTGGCCAAGGCCGGCGGTTTGCTGGTGGTGGTGGAGCAGTGGCGGGACAGCGATGAACAAACGGCCCAGAAATTATCCGCCGACGATTTACCGGTGGCGGTGATCGATGGCCGCACCTGGCGTAGCCTGAAACGCTTGGGGAGTGCCTCGCCGCTGGCTGAAACTCGCACCCTGTTTGAAGCGGCAGAATCCGAACAGCCTCAACAAAACCCCTTGCATGAGCAGGCCGTGCAAAAACTGCGTTCGGCCGAAGTGTTGCTGGAACAACAATGCACCGTCGGCGTGATGGATTTATTGGCGTCGGCGTTGTTGTTGAAGCTGGCGGCCTTGAATGGGCAAACGCAAGCTCCGGCCGTTACGGAAGCCGCTGCATGGCTTTATACCGACATCGTGCCGCGCGGTATTTTGACCGGCGAACAGGCGGCGCAGGTGGTGCAAGTCGTGTCTTTGAGTTTGAGTAGCGCGTTACCCGACGTGTTGATACGGCAAGCCGAGAGCGATGTGCGGCAATTATTTGCGGCTTGGTCCTGATCGGCTATGCCGGCTTTTATACCGGCCAAGCAGCATGAGTGACGGCTAACGAGATTATCCTGCCATCGAATATTCACGGCGTCGAGAGATTGGTTTTCGAGTTCGCCGTGGATAAGGTGAGGACTTGGTGCACCATTGTCCGGTATCTGTGAACGATCGAGTACTCGTTGGGGCACAAATCGTTTTATCCGCGTAAAACCAGTGTCATTGGTGATCAAAGTTTAGGTGCCGGGAAGATTGGGCGATGGCTGAGGTTTTAATTAAACAGGGCTTGGTGTAATGAAAAAGGTTTTGGTGACAGGGGCCGACGGTTTTATCGGTTCACATTTGACGGAGATGCTGGCTGGCAGTGGATTGCAAGTCAGGGCTTTGGCACAATACAACTCATTCAACAGTTGGGGGTGGCTGGATCATGTGAACTGTAAGAACGATATCGAAGTGGTGTGCGGCGATGTGCGTGACCCGCATTTTTGCAAATCTATCTGCAACGGTGTCGACACGGTGTTTCATCTGGCCGCGCTGATTGCCATTCCGTATTCGTATCAGGCGCCGGACAGCTATGTCGATACCAATATTCGCGGTACTCTGAACATTTGCCAGGCTGCCCGCGACAGGGGCGTTCAAAGAGTGATTCATACCTCGACCAGCGAAGTTTATGGCTCCGCGCAATATGTACCGATCGACGAAAAACACCCATTACAACCTCAGTCACCATATAGCGCATCAAAAATAGCTGCCGATGCAATGGCTATGAGTTTCCATAACGCCTTCGACTTACCTTTGACCATTGCCCGTCCGTTCAATACCTACGGTCCCCGGCAATCGGCGCGCGCGGTGATCCCGACCATCATTACTCAGATAGCCAACGGCAAAAAGCAGATTCAGCTCGGTGATGTATCGCCGACCCGCGATTTCAATTATGTCGAGGATACCTGCTGCGGATTCATCGCCTTGGCCGAATCCGACAAAACCATAGGCGAGACCGTCAACGTAGGTTCGAATTTCGAAATTTCGGTTGGCGATACCTTGAATTTGATCAAAAACATCATGGCTAGCGATGTCGAATTCTTGGTCGACGAACAGCGATTGCGCCCGGAGAAGTCGGAAGTGAACCGTTTGTGGTGCGATAACGGCAAGATCAAACAACTGACCGGTTTTGCGCCACAAGTGAGCTTGGAAAACGGTCTGCGCCGCACCGTGGACTGGTTTTGCGATCCCGATAACCTGAAAAAATACAAAGCGGATATTTACAATGTTTGATGGGTTCATTGGCTTGGTTAGGGATATTTATAAGACCGAAGCGTTCATTCCATTGCATGAGCCGCGTTTTGTCGGCAACGAAAAACAGTATTTGTCGAATGTGATCAACAGCACCTTCGTTTCCAGCGTTGGACCTTACGTCGCGGAATT comes from the Methylomonas sp. LL1 genome and includes:
- a CDS encoding O-linked N-acetylglucosamine transferase family protein, with the translated sequence MKSIPLASVMEQAQQLENQNQLINAVEIYQAWLANANSEDAHLRYVAFYNMGRLLRLLGQLPQSIAAYQSALQLKPDFYQAAVNLGLAFEATGDTQKALDTWQRAMQPIEAQTLLLNHSGRVHENARRYDQAQMLLKRSLMANPEQADVIQHYLHIQQKMCQWPILEAVAGISEQKLLDHCGPLGVLALTDDPAVQLRVISSWVERKIPRNLPRLSPATGYRHDKLRIGYLSGDFCWHAVSILAVELFELHDRQHFEIYAIDYSVDDGGALRQRVLRAMDRHVPIHDLSDLQAAQAIRELEIDVLIDLTGLTSGARVTLLAYKPAPIQVSYLGFVGTLGMPEIDYILADQFVFPKALAQHFMEKPLYLPDVYQVNDSQRVIGETPSRAACGLPEDCFVYCSFNGSYKINPDVFAVWMRILNRVPNSVLWLVADNEIAKANLHNQAKKHGIDSERLIFAQKVAPMEYLARYRLADLLLDTSPYNAGTTASDALWADLPVLTCPGNTFASRMAGSLLNAVGLPELIMPNWHAYEERAVMLAQQPQHIANYKAYLRSHKLETPLFDSKRFARSLEQALLDVYAQLTLPKREADPIIEIVSATLKTEDDFWNHSALGLSLKRLQQDKRLRTHITYQNRLGLPEIYNRRIQVDDAADYLVFVHDDVWIDDFFLVNRVIEGLQSYDIIGVAGNKRRQPYQPSWAFVQHGGGLKVDTPENFSGSVAHGNEAFGQINIYGPAPAACELLDGLFLAASKDTLRKHGVLFDQRFNFHFYDLDFCRSAANFGLKIGTWPICLTHRSGGAFATPEWESGRTLYFDKWGS
- a CDS encoding Hsp70 family protein; amino-acid sequence: MNKQTLQYLVGIDLGTTHTVVAYVAIHDPDKFIHLFEIPQLTALGAVAARPLLPSVRYHPAGGELSDDAGFLTTEDGAILGEAARVLGAKTQGRLVTSAKSWLSHPSVDHGAAILPWGSDESVFKVSPLEASASYLRHVRTVWEQRFPDALLGNQNVVITVPASFDESARSLTLEAARMAGLSDVRLLEEPQAVCYDWLRRHAGSIAPSLAGSRLLLVCDVGGGTTDLTLIKIEHGDGEPKLTRIGVGDHLMLGGDNIDLALAHLVESRLRIGDKKLSTADLSQLLEQCRIAKERLLAVDAPEQIAVTLLGGGSKLIGASRGTVLTREEVRQIALDGFLPLSGLDELPDKKRSGVVEFGLPYAAEPAISKHIAAFLQLHAQAAKAALSDEDIVPDALLLNGGVFRSPAMVQRVIDLLASWRGGQTPLLLDNRHPELAVAYGAVSYAVARKDKKLKIDGGAARGYFLLVDTLKSTSSGGADQARRGVCILPKGSEEGHEILLSDRQFGLRVGQPVRFHLLSSSGDGNYQPGDIVEIDDERFHSLPPLAVAFVGQQKTEVAVQLLATYTEVGTLQLQCVAVEDAAQRWDVEFQIRKKTSATVGADLPAQLPQALEKIQAVFGAKSKQIDPQAVKTLRADLEKTLGTQRGDWQTPLLRELFGALLEGGKYRRRSEQHERLWLSLSGFCLRPGFGYPLDDWRVEQLWKFYPEGLQFVNEKQNWTEWWTLWRRVAGGLQADAQQRIFNDIAKFINPAAARQAGVTKQLAMRGYEDIVRLAAGLERLPIADKTQLGEWLLKRLQKAGEPEQSWWALGRIGARIPFHGSNHDVIPPATAAVWLQQLLEVDWKKQAQAGFAATLLARRCDDRARDIDDDLRLWVLDKLKQAKAPASWLEMVAEFKPLDESQEKQIFGEALPPGLRLI
- a CDS encoding DEAD/DEAH box helicase, giving the protein MDVKQQELHGSALQAAGLLAQIAKRRPLMPGESNRLLAALQEARMACNAAGLVDKETQGSPKLEELARLLDELCLQSNRKAVVFSQWAMMTEMVEVLVRGMGLGCVRLHGGVPSHRRGELMEQFQTDDAVQVFISTDASGTGLNLQSATVLVNLDMPWNPAILNQRIARIHRLGQKHKVQIFLLLAEDSYEQRVAQLVKGKRDLFDNVIDPAASEDTVGVSKKMLETLIDDLAGKPAEDAAKVETSTTPEPKMQESAGERPAAKPAATVDYEDDESVRRIVSGIQSEFGPRIERVLAKAGGLLVVVEQWRDSDEQTAQKLSADDLPVAVIDGRTWRSLKRLGSASPLAETRTLFEAAESEQPQQNPLHEQAVQKLRSAEVLLEQQCTVGVMDLLASALLLKLAALNGQTQAPAVTEAAAWLYTDIVPRGILTGEQAAQVVQVVSLSLSSALPDVLIRQAESDVRQLFAAWS
- a CDS encoding class I SAM-dependent methyltransferase, with translation MNQMKAFLYHIAYSAETLNAIEDGYLLLDNTDNERPDWYEYWPIRKFFGQSPALDESAYYGFFSPRFRDKTRLSYSDVMAFIESKDSQTDVFLFSPQPDIGAFFKNIFEGSDVTDPGAMATCQQFFDRIGFAIDLKALVMDSRSIVFSNYFAAKPCFWRAWLELTEKLFAIAEQQNNDDELTQQLSHKTAYPGAVARKVFVIEGIASLLLCQNSWKTEIYNPFIMNWSSQLGQFKQQAVIADALKIAMTQQDFPEYAAVYNQIRQQVFPKPPIHKPQETTMKQTPAHDLFNDSILAMLAPNLEKVVEVGCMRGTLAREYLKNTPNCQWVGIDIDEDNIQIANQECTQAFCADIETMRDAELDALFPANVWVFGDVLEHLRDPWQLLRKLKSRMAPGNQVIACIPNAQHWSFQARLNIGEFRYEDSGLFDRTHLRFFTRKTIFEMFETNGFHIETAVSRIFNFPGVDADKYLPHIRGMAIASGADPEQAVKDAMAFQYVVRAVAV
- a CDS encoding NAD-dependent 4,6-dehydratase LegB; protein product: MKKVLVTGADGFIGSHLTEMLAGSGLQVRALAQYNSFNSWGWLDHVNCKNDIEVVCGDVRDPHFCKSICNGVDTVFHLAALIAIPYSYQAPDSYVDTNIRGTLNICQAARDRGVQRVIHTSTSEVYGSAQYVPIDEKHPLQPQSPYSASKIAADAMAMSFHNAFDLPLTIARPFNTYGPRQSARAVIPTIITQIANGKKQIQLGDVSPTRDFNYVEDTCCGFIALAESDKTIGETVNVGSNFEISVGDTLNLIKNIMASDVEFLVDEQRLRPEKSEVNRLWCDNGKIKQLTGFAPQVSLENGLRRTVDWFCDPDNLKKYKADIYNV
- a CDS encoding SNF2-related protein, yielding MDNDIYLYDTDRLHGIASDELVKQGLSYFTDNRVIGVALENGSVLAQVEDENDEQYWLELSAESDGGLAVACDCHLGSDVCVHAIAALYAYADQNAPIDTTGLGSAVDEAIQERVKKGRNEVRVKLLSGNLGFGTWQATSLVSATHWQRSYQVQIRSLDQSVNYCTCPDLASNRLGTCKHIEAVLHHVKKQPEYKTLKDQGSPVSFVYLAWESATRPLIRLQRRAELADDLAALLTEFFNEHNVFTGRLPEDFFRFSQIVYGREDFLLGDDAVQYAQQCAEDAARALRGQEIKQAIRQSNGVLPGLKVKLFPYQVEGVAFLASRGRALLADDMGLGKTLQAIAAGTWLADNAGVKRILIVCPTSLKYQWAREIAKFTGRGVRVLQGGPEQRGVQYRDDALFFIVNYELVLRDLSIISENLKPDLLILDEAQRIKNWRTKLSSTVKLIPARYVFVLSGTPLENRLEDLYSLLQLVDARVLGPLWRRIAQYPQSGLRSIAGQDRGDAGYCDGRQTARIAWIGITSSRSIGANRQAPAADAR